The Synechococcus sp. UW179A DNA window ATCAACTGGTGAATCCCTAGATCAAACCAATCCAGCGCTGCACGGATCGAACGCCCACTGTCGTTCATGTAAGTCTGTGGCATCAGCAGCCTGAGTCGAGCGCAACCTGAACCCACATCAGCGAGATCACCCTGAAGCTTTGACATTGGCTTAAAACGCCCACCTTCACGGTTTGTGAGCAGCTCAAGAGCCATGAACCCAACATTGTGGCGGGTCGATGCATATTTTTCGCCGGGATTGCCCAGTCCGACCACCAGACGGAGGTCACCACGCTTGATCACCGATCAGTCCTCAGAACCCTTGGGTGATGACGCTGAATCCGTTGGGGAGGAATGTGGAAGTTCCTCTGGATCTGCCATAGCCTTACTGATTTCCCGCTCGAACTCCTTCGAAGCAGTCTGAAAACCTTTCAAAGTTT harbors:
- a CDS encoding TatA/E family twin arginine-targeting protein translocase, which produces MNIFGIGLPEMAVIGAVALLVFGPKRLPEFGRTLGKTLKGFQTASKEFEREISKAMADPEELPHSSPTDSASSPKGSED